The following proteins come from a genomic window of Taeniopygia guttata chromosome 25, bTaeGut7.mat, whole genome shotgun sequence:
- the CRABP2 gene encoding cellular retinoic acid-binding protein 2 has product MPNFSGNWKMKSSENFEELLKALGVNVMLRKIAVAAAAKPAVEIRQDGESFYIRTSTPVRTTEIRFRVGEEFEEQTVDGRPCKSLARWESEKKMVCEQRLLRGDGPKTGWAREMSSDGELILTMTADDVVCTRVYIRE; this is encoded by the exons ATGCCAAATTTCTCCGGGAATTGGAAGATGAAGAGCTCGGAAAACTTcgaggagctgctgaaggcgTTGG GGGTGAACGTGATGCTGCGCAAGAtcgcggtggcggcggcggccaaACCGGCGGTGGAGATCCGACAGGACGGGGAGAGTTTCTACATCCGCACCTCCACCCCCGTGCGCACCACCGAGATCCGCTTCAGGGTGGGAGAGGAGTTCGAGGAGCAGACGGTGGATGGGCGGCCCTGCAAG AGCCTGGCGCGGTGGGAGAGTGAGAAGAAGATGGTGTGTGAGCAGCGGCTGCTCAGGGGGGACGGGCCCAAAACCGGCTGGGCCCGGGAGATGAGCAGCGACGGGGAACTCATCCTG ACCATGACGGCGGACGATGTCGTGTGCACCAGGGTCTACATCCGGGAGtga
- the LOC105759762 gene encoding dnaJ homolog subfamily A member 1 — MVKETGYYDLLGVRPGATLDEIKRAYRRLALRYHPDKNPSEGERFKQISQAYEVLSDSHKRALYDRGGERAMKEGGLGGRGGGSGFGSPMDIFDLFFGAGVRMRGRADRRGKTVVHQLSVSLEDLYNGSTRKLSLQKNIICRKCGGCGVREGAQRRCPKCHGSGMEVRIHQLGPSMIQQIQTVCSQCQGQGEWIRPRDCCLTCNGRKVVREKKILSVHLDKGMKDGQKITFHEEGDQVPGLEPGDIIIVLDQKEHPVFRRSGDDLIVRREISLADALCGCRQVIRTLDNRTLLVSSPPGDVIRPGDLKCIPNEGMPVYRSPFQKGKLILQFEVKFPEPGWLPADRLRQLQAFFPPQEEVMATEDTEEVELSDYTAHGGPGRRPYTGEAYHEDDFEDGMRQHVQCQTS; from the exons ATGGTGAAGGAGACGGGCTACTACGACCTGCTGGGCGTGCGGCCGGGTGCCACCCTGGACGAGATCAAGCGGGCGTACCGGCGCCTGGCACTGCGCTACCACCCCGACAAGAACCCCAGCGAGGGCGAGCGG ttCAAGCAGATCTCCCAGGCCTACGAGGTGCTGTCGGACTCCCACAAACGGGCGCTGTACGACCGCGGTGGCGAGCGGGCCATGAAGGAAGGAGGCCTGGGCGGCCGAGGGGGAGGCAGCGGCTTCGGCTCACCCATGGACATCTTCGACCTCTTCTTCGGAGCGGGAGTGAGGATGCGCGGCCGGGCAGACCGGAGAG ggaagACCGTGGTGCACCAGCTCTCGGTGTCGCTGGAGGATCTGTACAACGGCTCCACACGaaagctgtccctgcagaaGAACATCATCTGCCGCAAGTGTGGAG GCTGCGGGGTGCGGGAGGGCGCCCAGAGGAGGTGCCCCAAGTGCCACGGCTCGGGCATGGAGGTCCGCATCCACCAGCTGGGGCCCAGCATGATCCAGCAGATCCAGACCGTGTGTTCCCAGTGCCAGGGCCAGGGCGAGTGGATCCGGCCCCGCGACTGCTGCCTCACCTGCAACGGCCGCAAGGTCGTGCGGGAGAAGAAGATCCTCAGCGTGCACCTGGATAAAg GCATGAAGGACGGGCAGAAAATCACCTTCCACGAGGAAGGGGACCAGGTGCCCGGCCTGGAGCCCGGGGACATCATCATCGTGCTGGATCAGAAGGAACATCCTGTTTTCCGGCGCAGCGGCGACGACCTCATTGTCAGGAGGGAGATCAGCCTGGCAGACGCCCTGTGTGGGTGCCGGCAGGTGATCCGCACCCTGGACAACCGCACCCTGCTCGTGTCCTCCCCGCCAG GTGACGTGATCCGGCCCGGCGACCTGAAGTGCATCCCCAACGAGGGGATGCCCGTCTACAGGAGCCCCTTCCAGAAAGGAAAACTCATCCTGCAGTTCGAG GTGAAGTTCCCCGAGCCGGGCTGGCTCCCCGCGGACCGCCTGCGGCAGCTGCAGGCCTTCTTCCCACCGCAGGAGGAGGTGATGGCCACGGAGGACACGGAGGAGGTGGAGCTCAGCGATTACACGGCGCACGGGGGCCCGGGCCGCCGGCCCTACACCGGAGAGGCGTACCACGAGGATGACTTCGAGGACGGGATGCGGCAGCACGTTCAGTGCCAGACCTCATAG
- the ISG20L2 gene encoding interferon-stimulated 20 kDa exonuclease-like 2 encodes MDDLILNVDFGAPEPRPQKEPGNRKHQRFVRRRRELERRGVLRQKQLPAKPGRRSRPKPRRCPKENGTAAATTTGKARGGGAGGAPPVSQPRKGRGDGTGGAPPVSQPRKARGAGAGGAPPVSQPRKAPGAGAGGAPPVSQPRKARGAGAGGAPPVSQPRKGRGAAPGAPPVPPKLVAMDCEMVGTGPGGRTSALARCSIVSYGGDVMYDRYVRPEAPIVDYRTRWSGIRRQHMDGAVPFRRAQREVLRLLAGKVVVGHAIHNDFKALRYCHPRALTRDTAQIPLLNRRAGFPENVAVSLKRLTKALLNQDIQVGKSGHSSVEDARATMELYKLVEDEWEQHLQQNPEQK; translated from the exons ATGGACGATCTGATCCTCAACGTGGATTTCGGCGCTCCGGAGCCGCGGCCGCAGAAGGAACCGGGGAACCGAAAGCACCAGCGCTTcgtgcggcggcggcgggagctgGAGCGCCGCGGGGTCCTGCGGCAGAAGCAGCTCCCGGCCAAACCGGGACGGCGATCGCGGCCAAAACCGCGCCGGTGCCCCAAGGAGAACGGCACCGCCGCTGCGACAACAACGGGGAAGGCTCGGGGGGGCGGTGCTGGCGGAGCCCCACCGGTGTCACAGCCACGGAAGGGTCGTGGGGACGGTACTGGCGGAGCCCCCCCGGTATCGCAGCCTCGGAAGGCTCGGGGGGCCGGTGCTGGTGGAGCCCCCCCGGTTTCCCAGCCCCGGAAGGCTCCGGGGGCCGGTGCTGGCGGAGCCCCCCCGGTATCGCAGCCTCGGAAGGCTCGGGGGGCCGGTGCTGGTGGAGCCCCCCCGGTTTCCCAGCCTCGGAAGGGTCGGGGGGcggctcccggtgcccccccggtgccccccaagCTGGTGGCCATGGACTGTGAGATGGTGGGCACCGGGCCCGGTGGCCGTACCAGCGCCCTGGCCCGGTGCAGCATCGTGAGCTACGGTGGGGACGTGATGTACGACCGGTACGTGCGGCCCGAGGCGCCCATCGTGGATTACCGGACCCGCTGGAGCGGCATCCGCCGGCAGCACATGGACGGCGCCGTGCCCTTCcgcagggcacagagagag gttcTGAGGCTCCTGGCGGGGAAGGTGGTGGTGGGCCACGCCATCCACAACGACTTCAAGGCGCTGCGCTACTGCCACCCCAGGGCGCTGACGCGGGACACGGCGCAGATCCCGCTGCTGAACCGCCGCGCCGGCTTCCCCGAGAACGTGGCCGTGTCCCTCAAGCGCCTCACCAAGGCCCTGCTCAACCAGGACATCCAG GTGGGGAAAAGCGGCCACTCCTCGGTGGAAGATGCCCGAGCCACCATGGAGCTCTACAAGTTGGTGGAGGACGAGtgggagcagcacctgcagcagaaCCCGGAGCAGAAGTGA